From Flavobacterium sp. 102, a single genomic window includes:
- a CDS encoding response regulator, which yields MKQIELLALVDDDDTFIFITKKIIEKTNNVKEVKVFNNGLDALNYLKDNLNTQYKLPEIIFLDLSMPIMDGWQFLDEFTSIESNNIKKIIIYICSSSISPHDILKAKKISAVSDYIIKPVTKDKFTEIILAL from the coding sequence ATGAAACAAATAGAACTATTAGCACTGGTTGATGATGATGACACCTTCATATTTATCACCAAAAAAATTATCGAAAAAACAAATAACGTCAAAGAAGTTAAAGTATTCAACAATGGATTGGACGCTTTAAACTACCTAAAAGACAATTTGAATACGCAATACAAACTACCCGAAATAATATTTTTAGACCTATCCATGCCTATCATGGACGGATGGCAGTTTTTAGACGAGTTCACTTCAATAGAATCAAATAACATTAAAAAAATCATCATTTACATTTGCTCTTCTTCTATTTCACCACATGACATTTTGAAAGCAAAAAAAATAAGTGCCGTAAGCGATTACATCATCAAACCGGTCACTAAAGACAAGTTTACCGAGATAATATTGGCTTTATAA
- a CDS encoding superoxide dismutase family protein — MKKIVLGILAIGLLIFGCKSSSSNDKTKTVNITFESKSGSKVKGTGTFTEKKGEVTFIASFTGLKPGVHAIHIHEKSDCSAADATSTGGHWNPTFKKHGRWTDAEHHKGDMDNFYANTDGNATVLFKTDEWCVGCGDETKDILGKAVIVHEKGDDYTTQPTGNAGARLACSAIIK; from the coding sequence ATGAAAAAAATAGTCTTAGGGATTTTGGCAATTGGATTGCTGATATTCGGTTGCAAAAGTTCTTCTTCCAATGATAAAACAAAAACGGTCAATATCACTTTTGAATCTAAAAGCGGTAGTAAAGTTAAAGGTACCGGAACTTTCACTGAGAAAAAAGGAGAAGTTACCTTTATTGCTAGTTTCACCGGCTTAAAACCCGGCGTTCATGCGATTCATATTCATGAAAAGTCGGATTGTTCTGCTGCCGATGCCACTTCAACCGGCGGACACTGGAATCCAACGTTTAAAAAACACGGTCGATGGACAGATGCCGAACACCACAAAGGGGATATGGATAATTTTTATGCCAATACTGACGGCAATGCTACCGTATTATTCAAAACAGACGAATGGTGCGTGGGTTGTGGCGACGAAACAAAAGATATTTTAGGCAAAGCGGTAATCGTACACGAAAAAGGCGATGACTATACCACACAACCTACCGGAAATGCTGGCGCGAGATTAGCATGTTCCGCTATCATAAAATAA
- a CDS encoding PAS domain-containing sensor histidine kinase: MSKKEKKEEEELFQKIKEISDYKYALDESSIIAITDQKGIIHHVNDNFCKISKFSREELLGKDHRIINSGYHTKEYIKNLWTTIAKGKIWKGELKNRAKDGSAYWVDTTIVPFLNESGKPYQYVAIRSDITERKYAEEELLKKIKEISDYKYALDESSIVAITNQKGVITHVNDNFCKISKYSREELLGQDHRIINSAFHPSKFIKELWKTIAKGEVWKGELKNKAKDGTAYWVDTTIVPFLNEQGKPYQYVAIRSDISERKRGEEKIAKMLINAEYQNKQLVDFCNIVSHNLRAPLVNISMLLDYMESCDTESEKSEVLGRVQPVINHLNGILDELVESLQIRQDADVESTNIDLKNTLDKILIGFETQIKRYNAKITIDFKEVGTLFYPQRYIDSIFTNLISNALKYKSPDRNVTINIKTYYEDDEIVLTVADNGLGIDLDLHQHNLFKIRKVFHKHPDARGFGLFMTKTQVEAMGGKIWIDSTPNKGSTFYIKFKPKLS, translated from the coding sequence ATGAGCAAAAAAGAAAAAAAAGAAGAAGAGGAACTTTTTCAAAAAATTAAAGAAATCTCTGATTACAAATATGCGCTGGATGAATCATCAATAATTGCTATTACGGACCAAAAAGGAATTATACATCATGTAAATGATAACTTTTGTAAAATATCAAAATTTTCTCGTGAAGAACTTTTAGGGAAGGACCACAGAATAATTAACTCAGGTTATCATACAAAAGAGTATATAAAAAATCTTTGGACAACGATTGCTAAAGGCAAAATTTGGAAAGGTGAACTAAAAAACAGGGCTAAAGACGGTTCGGCTTATTGGGTCGACACCACTATTGTACCTTTTTTAAACGAAAGTGGAAAGCCTTATCAGTATGTTGCCATTCGTTCCGACATCACCGAACGAAAATACGCTGAAGAGGAATTATTAAAAAAGATAAAGGAAATATCAGACTATAAGTATGCTTTAGATGAATCTTCCATTGTAGCCATCACGAATCAAAAAGGAGTAATAACACACGTTAATGATAATTTCTGTAAAATCTCTAAATACAGCCGAGAAGAGTTGCTGGGTCAAGATCATAGAATTATCAATTCCGCCTTTCATCCTTCAAAATTCATTAAAGAATTATGGAAAACCATCGCTAAAGGTGAAGTATGGAAAGGCGAATTAAAGAACAAAGCTAAAGACGGAACCGCTTATTGGGTAGACACTACTATTGTCCCCTTTTTAAACGAACAAGGAAAACCCTATCAATACGTAGCGATACGATCTGATATTTCAGAAAGAAAACGAGGCGAAGAAAAAATTGCCAAAATGTTGATCAATGCTGAATACCAAAACAAACAGTTGGTAGACTTTTGCAACATCGTTTCCCACAACCTTAGGGCGCCATTAGTCAATATTTCAATGCTTCTTGATTATATGGAAAGTTGTGACACTGAAAGCGAAAAATCTGAAGTGCTGGGAAGAGTACAGCCGGTAATCAATCACCTGAATGGTATTTTAGATGAACTGGTGGAATCTCTTCAAATAAGACAAGATGCTGACGTTGAATCAACCAATATTGATTTAAAAAATACGCTGGATAAAATTTTAATCGGTTTTGAGACACAAATAAAGCGATATAATGCAAAGATTACTATCGACTTTAAGGAAGTTGGAACACTATTTTATCCCCAACGCTATATCGATAGTATTTTTACCAATTTAATCAGCAATGCTTTAAAATATAAATCTCCGGACAGAAACGTTACGATCAATATAAAAACCTATTATGAGGACGACGAAATTGTGCTTACGGTTGCCGATAATGGTTTAGGTATTGATTTAGATTTACACCAACACAATTTGTTCAAAATACGAAAAGTGTTTCACAAACATCCCGACGCAAGGGGTTTCGGTTTATTTATGACCAAAACTCAAGTGGAAGCCATGGGAGGAAAAATCTGGATTGATAGTACACCAAATAAAGGAAGTACTTTTTACATAAAATTTAAACCCAAATTATCATGA
- a CDS encoding response regulator has translation MPYKILLIEDNEGDIFLIKEAFKETNFQGDITEIKDGDAAIDYFLKKKANDEDFSIDLVLLDVNLPKRNGHEVLKFIKSTPYLKHIPVVVFTTSSAKSDIQKAYKNAANSFITKPIDSEGFQEVIARIQNYWFSVTQLP, from the coding sequence ATGCCTTACAAAATACTATTAATAGAAGATAATGAGGGTGATATTTTCTTGATTAAGGAGGCTTTTAAGGAGACCAATTTTCAAGGAGATATTACTGAAATTAAAGATGGAGATGCCGCAATCGATTATTTTTTGAAAAAAAAAGCTAACGATGAGGATTTTTCCATTGATTTAGTATTGCTTGATGTCAATTTGCCCAAAAGAAACGGGCATGAGGTACTTAAATTCATTAAAAGTACTCCTTATTTAAAACACATTCCCGTAGTGGTTTTTACTACCTCTTCGGCCAAAAGTGACATCCAGAAAGCCTATAAAAATGCAGCGAATTCCTTTATTACTAAACCGATAGACTCTGAAGGTTTTCAGGAAGTGATTGCCAGAATTCAAAATTATTGGTTTTCTGTTACCCAATTACCTTAG